The sequence below is a genomic window from Cyanobacterium stanieri LEGE 03274.
AAACAACATGACTAATCTCATTGATAAATCCACGGTTTTTACCCATACTGAGTCGGTAAATAAACCTAGTTCCCGAATTTCTCAGGCTTGGAAAGTAGCCCCCAATGTTTTTTCTAGTTTTCGCTTTGCCTGGGCTGGGGTAATTTATACTTTCAAAACCCAACGTAACTTCCGTATTCACACGGCGATCGCCCTTTTAGCCTTATCATCAGGATTAATAGTTCACGTCACCATGGTAAAAATGGCCATCCTTGCCCTTACTTGTGCCTTAGTGATGATTT
It includes:
- a CDS encoding diacylglycerol kinase family protein; translation: MTNLIDKSTVFTHTESVNKPSSRISQAWKVAPNVFSSFRFAWAGVIYTFKTQRNFRIHTAIALLALSSGLIVHVTMVKMAILALTCALVMILELLNTAIEAVVDLTVGTQYHQGAKIAKDCAAGAVLVSAIASVFQGKRILKIYEKVVW